In Chryseobacterium turcicum, a single window of DNA contains:
- the speB gene encoding agmatinase, whose amino-acid sequence MKTYAGIPEENASLENSKVVLVTVPYDGTSTWGKGADKGPELFLDASENMELYDIETGTEPYLEGVYLAGEISENSTPEAMTEAVYQKTKELLATDKLFTLFGGEHSVSIGSIRAVGEKFENLTVLQLDAHTDLRPEFHGSTSNHACAVFEANQKHNLVQVGIRSMDAEEVEYLPEGRVFFAHEIANNENWVNDVLEKVSGNVYITIDLDAFDPSIAPSTGTPEPGGLQWYPTLELLKKVFEKCNVVAFDIVELMDSAYSKPSAFLAAKLYYKMLAYYHINKD is encoded by the coding sequence ATGAAAACATACGCAGGAATTCCTGAAGAAAATGCTTCATTAGAAAATTCAAAAGTAGTTTTGGTAACAGTTCCTTATGATGGAACTTCAACTTGGGGAAAAGGAGCTGACAAAGGCCCAGAATTGTTTTTGGATGCTTCCGAAAATATGGAGTTGTACGACATTGAAACAGGAACAGAGCCTTATCTTGAAGGAGTTTATTTAGCGGGAGAAATTTCTGAAAACTCTACTCCGGAAGCGATGACAGAAGCGGTTTATCAGAAAACAAAAGAGCTTTTGGCAACAGATAAATTGTTTACCCTTTTTGGTGGCGAACATTCGGTTTCTATCGGTTCGATTCGTGCAGTGGGTGAAAAATTTGAAAATCTTACCGTTTTACAGTTAGATGCTCACACAGATTTACGTCCTGAATTCCATGGTTCTACTTCTAATCACGCTTGTGCAGTTTTTGAAGCAAATCAAAAGCATAATTTGGTGCAGGTGGGAATCCGTTCTATGGATGCTGAAGAAGTTGAATATTTACCGGAAGGAAGAGTGTTTTTTGCACACGAAATTGCCAATAACGAAAACTGGGTGAATGATGTTTTAGAAAAAGTTTCAGGAAACGTGTATATCACCATCGATTTGGATGCTTTTGACCCTTCAATTGCTCCATCTACAGGAACTCCCGAACCAGGTGGTTTACAGTGGTATCCAACATTGGAATTGTTAAAAAAGGTTTTTGAAAAATGTAATGTTGTTGCTTTTGATATTGTTGAATTAATGGATTCTGCATATTCAAAACCAAGTGCATTCTTGGCTGCTAAATTATATTACAAAATGTTGGCATATTATCACATCAACAAAGATTAA
- a CDS encoding alpha-ketoglutarate-dependent dioxygenase AlkB family protein — MNNLFDEIQDFPINILPKDGVAEYYGKIFSAEECEEYYHYLFNQIPWENDEAIIFGKLILTKRKVAWFGEKAFEYTYSNRTKYAKLWTPELLALKQKCEEITGETYNSCLLNLYHNGGEGMAYHSDGEKDLKKHGAIASLTFGAERKFAFKHKISKERIDIQLENGSLLVMKGTTQENWLHRLPPTTKVKTPRVNLTFRTIEE, encoded by the coding sequence ATGAATAATTTGTTCGACGAAATCCAAGATTTCCCCATCAACATTCTTCCCAAAGACGGCGTCGCAGAATATTACGGAAAGATTTTTTCTGCTGAAGAATGCGAAGAATATTATCACTATTTATTCAACCAGATTCCGTGGGAAAATGATGAAGCAATTATTTTCGGAAAATTGATTTTAACCAAAAGGAAAGTAGCCTGGTTTGGAGAAAAAGCATTTGAATACACTTATTCAAACCGAACAAAATATGCAAAACTTTGGACTCCGGAACTATTAGCTTTAAAGCAAAAATGTGAAGAAATAACAGGAGAAACATACAATTCTTGCTTACTGAATTTATATCATAATGGAGGCGAAGGAATGGCCTATCACAGTGACGGTGAAAAAGATTTGAAAAAACATGGAGCCATTGCATCTCTCACTTTTGGAGCAGAAAGAAAGTTTGCATTCAAACATAAAATTTCTAAAGAAAGAATTGATATTCAGCTTGAAAATGGAAGTTTATTAGTGATGAAAGGAACGACTCAGGAAAACTGGCTTCACAGGCTTCCACCTACTACAAAAGTAAAAACTCCAAGAGTAAATCTTACTTTCAGAACGATTGAAGAATAA
- a CDS encoding bifunctional helix-turn-helix domain-containing protein/methylated-DNA--[protein]-cysteine S-methyltransferase, with protein MFTQDEIDYQRIAKAIEYIQGNFKLQPNLDEVAEKVNLSPAHFQRIFTDWAGTSPKKFLQFISLEHAKSLLKEEKATLFDAALETGLSSTSRLHDLFVKIEGMSPAEYKNGGKNLHINYSFSESPFGKIITASTEKGICYMAFEENKENALRDLQSRFPNASFFEKQDDFQQNALSIFTKDWSKLNTIKLHLKGTDFQLKVWESLLTIPLGKLSTYGNLADKIGNPKASRAVGTAIGSNPVAFLIPCHRVIQSSGKIGGYMWGSNRKQLIIGWESAKIYSDDLF; from the coding sequence ATGTTCACACAAGACGAAATAGATTATCAGAGAATTGCCAAAGCGATAGAATATATTCAGGGCAATTTTAAGCTTCAGCCCAATTTGGATGAGGTTGCTGAAAAGGTAAATTTGAGTCCGGCACATTTTCAGAGAATATTTACAGATTGGGCAGGAACAAGCCCGAAGAAATTTTTGCAGTTCATCAGTCTTGAACACGCAAAAAGTCTATTAAAAGAAGAAAAAGCAACCTTATTTGATGCTGCATTAGAAACCGGACTTTCAAGTACCAGCAGATTACACGATTTGTTTGTGAAAATTGAAGGAATGTCGCCTGCAGAATATAAAAACGGCGGAAAAAACTTACATATTAATTATAGTTTTTCTGAAAGCCCGTTTGGAAAAATTATCACAGCTTCTACCGAAAAAGGAATCTGTTACATGGCTTTTGAAGAAAATAAAGAAAATGCATTGAGAGATTTACAAAGTAGATTTCCCAATGCATCTTTTTTTGAAAAACAGGATGATTTCCAACAAAATGCTTTGTCTATTTTTACCAAAGACTGGTCAAAACTTAATACCATCAAACTTCATTTAAAAGGAACCGATTTTCAGCTGAAAGTCTGGGAAAGTCTACTCACAATTCCATTAGGAAAACTTTCAACGTATGGAAATTTAGCCGATAAAATTGGAAATCCAAAAGCTTCAAGAGCAGTGGGAACCGCAATTGGAAGTAATCCTGTAGCATTTTTAATTCCTTGTCATCGGGTGATACAATCTTCGGGAAAAATTGGAGGTTATATGTGGGGAAGTAATAGAAAACAGCTGATTATTGGTTGGGAAAGTGCAAAAATTTATTCTGATGATTTGTTTTAA
- a CDS encoding type III PLP-dependent enzyme domain-containing protein yields the protein MKIKYSELIDQTLYFPTEEFNVSENNLSFHDIPLMEVVEKFGTPLKVSYLPKISQNIQKAKGWFKEAFEKIDYKKNYRYCYCTKSSHFKFVIEEALKNDISIETSSAYDMDIVKSLYTEGKVDKNIEVICNGFKTDDYLAKISDMINSGFENITPILDNYRELDKLTESIDTTFDIGIRIASEEEPKFEFYTSRLGIGYKDIIPYYSQKIAEHPNARLKMLHFFINTGIKDTAYYWNELYKCLRVYARLKKIAPEVNSLNIGGGFPIKTSLNFDYDYQYMVEEIVSQIKKFCEEEGVEEPNIYTEFGSFTVGESGANLYKIISQKRQNDREKWNMIDSSFMTTLPDTWAISRHFIMLPLNRWEDSYERVFLGGLTCDSDDYYNSEQHTNAIYLPVFSDTKPLYIGFFHTGAYQETIGGYGGVHHCLMPQPRHILIQKDENGEFQYEIFRERQEPEDILKLLGYQ from the coding sequence ATGAAAATAAAATACTCGGAACTTATTGATCAGACATTGTATTTTCCTACGGAAGAATTCAATGTTTCTGAGAACAATTTGTCTTTTCACGATATTCCTTTGATGGAAGTTGTTGAGAAGTTTGGAACGCCTCTTAAGGTAAGTTACCTCCCGAAGATTTCTCAAAATATTCAAAAAGCAAAAGGCTGGTTTAAGGAAGCTTTTGAGAAAATCGATTACAAAAAGAACTACAGATATTGTTACTGTACAAAATCCAGCCATTTCAAATTTGTCATTGAAGAAGCTTTGAAGAATGATATTTCTATCGAAACATCTTCAGCGTACGATATGGATATTGTGAAATCGCTTTATACAGAAGGTAAAGTTGATAAAAACATCGAAGTAATCTGCAACGGTTTCAAAACGGATGATTATCTGGCGAAAATTTCAGATATGATTAACAGTGGTTTTGAAAATATCACTCCGATTCTGGATAATTACCGTGAGCTAGATAAGCTTACAGAAAGCATTGATACAACGTTCGACATCGGAATCAGAATTGCTTCTGAGGAAGAACCTAAGTTCGAATTTTATACCTCAAGATTAGGAATCGGATATAAAGATATCATTCCTTATTATAGTCAGAAAATTGCAGAACATCCGAATGCAAGGCTGAAAATGCTTCACTTTTTCATTAATACCGGAATCAAAGACACGGCTTATTATTGGAATGAATTATACAAATGCCTTCGTGTTTATGCACGTTTGAAGAAAATTGCTCCGGAAGTAAATTCACTGAATATCGGTGGTGGTTTCCCAATTAAAACTTCATTAAATTTTGATTACGATTACCAATATATGGTGGAAGAAATCGTTTCTCAAATTAAAAAATTCTGTGAAGAAGAAGGTGTAGAAGAACCAAATATTTATACTGAATTCGGAAGCTTTACAGTAGGAGAAAGTGGTGCGAATTTGTATAAAATTATTTCTCAGAAACGTCAGAATGACAGAGAAAAATGGAACATGATTGATTCGTCTTTCATGACCACACTTCCTGATACTTGGGCGATTTCCAGACATTTCATCATGCTTCCGTTAAACCGTTGGGAAGATTCTTACGAAAGAGTTTTCTTGGGTGGATTAACGTGTGATTCTGATGATTATTACAATTCTGAACAACATACCAACGCCATTTATCTGCCAGTTTTCAGTGATACAAAACCTTTATACATCGGTTTCTTCCACACGGGAGCATATCAGGAAACAATTGGTGGTTACGGTGGAGTTCATCACTGTTTGATGCCTCAACCAAGACATATTTTGATTCAGAAAGATGAAAATGGAGAATTCCAATATGAAATCTTTAGAGAAAGACAAGAGCCAGAAGATATTTTGAAATTATTAGGTTATCAATAA
- a CDS encoding HAD family hydrolase, whose product MSLQAVLFDMDGVIVDTEPLHRKAYFKTFNQLEIEVSEELYTSFTGASTKRVCETLIAEFNLNHTHENITQLKRTHFKDYFYNDADFDLIPGVRKLIEHYYENNVKLIVASSASMTTINMVFEKFGLEKYFSGKISGADLKESKPHPEIFQLAAKLANEPIENCMVIEDSTNGILAAHRANIFCAAYKSFNSHNQDYSLANIVVSDYSEIEIDKISQHF is encoded by the coding sequence ATGTCCTTACAAGCTGTGCTTTTCGATATGGACGGGGTAATTGTTGATACAGAACCTCTGCACAGAAAAGCTTATTTTAAAACCTTCAATCAGCTGGAAATTGAAGTTTCTGAAGAATTATACACCTCTTTTACTGGTGCTTCTACAAAAAGAGTCTGCGAAACTTTAATTGCTGAATTTAATCTCAATCATACCCACGAGAACATCACGCAACTCAAAAGAACTCATTTCAAAGATTATTTCTATAATGATGCCGACTTTGATTTAATTCCCGGAGTGAGAAAACTGATTGAGCATTACTACGAAAACAATGTAAAATTAATTGTTGCTTCTTCTGCAAGTATGACGACCATTAATATGGTTTTCGAGAAATTTGGCTTAGAAAAATATTTTAGCGGAAAAATAAGTGGTGCCGATTTGAAAGAATCAAAACCTCATCCTGAAATTTTCCAACTTGCTGCCAAATTAGCAAATGAGCCGATTGAAAACTGCATGGTGATTGAAGATTCTACCAACGGAATTTTAGCAGCACACAGAGCCAATATTTTTTGCGCAGCTTATAAAAGCTTCAATTCTCACAATCAGGATTATAGTTTAGCTAATATTGTCGTTTCAGATTATTCAGAAATCGAAATTGATAAAATTTCTCAACATTTCTAA
- a CDS encoding cob(I)yrinic acid a,c-diamide adenosyltransferase yields the protein MKIYTKTGDKGQTALYGGTRVSKASARVDSYGNIDELNSFIGISKSHITDEEVLKQLKKIQFDLFTVGSEAATPVDKLMLANGKSRLPLIISDTEIEELENWMDAYEDKLEPLQYFILPGGGKSATFLHAARTICRRAERSLVFLNESEEVRPELIKYLNRLSDYLFVLARYISKINNEPEEYWNPNER from the coding sequence ATGAAAATATATACTAAAACTGGGGATAAAGGGCAGACTGCTTTATATGGCGGTACAAGAGTTTCAAAAGCGAGCGCAAGAGTAGACAGCTACGGAAATATTGACGAGCTGAATTCTTTTATTGGAATTTCAAAAAGCCATATCACTGATGAGGAAGTTTTAAAACAGCTGAAAAAAATCCAGTTTGATTTGTTTACGGTAGGTTCTGAAGCGGCAACTCCGGTTGATAAACTGATGTTGGCCAACGGAAAATCTCGTCTTCCTTTAATTATTTCTGATACGGAAATTGAAGAACTCGAAAATTGGATGGATGCTTATGAAGATAAATTAGAGCCTTTACAATATTTTATTCTTCCAGGAGGAGGCAAATCGGCAACTTTTTTACATGCTGCCCGTACCATTTGCCGTAGAGCAGAGCGTTCTTTGGTTTTTTTGAACGAATCTGAGGAAGTGCGTCCTGAATTAATCAAATATCTTAACAGACTTTCAGATTATCTTTTTGTTTTGGCAAGATATATCTCAAAAATCAATAATGAACCGGAAGAATACTGGAATCCGAATGAAAGATAA
- a CDS encoding thiamine diphosphokinase, which yields MKDKVLLFINGDAPKSFPDLENYDLIACTDGAFHYLKELGFPLDKLDFISGDFDSHIGSDENVYQDKFIHTPDQERTDFYKALEIILEKGYKNVDVFGGSGGEQDHFLGNLTVAFGFKNQMKIQFFDEFSEYYFIPESFIMNGVKDKMISLYPFPSVENITTKGLKWELNNINANMTTDMLTRNLAIEDELSIEYKKGDLLLFIGNKKRNI from the coding sequence ATGAAAGATAAAGTATTACTTTTTATCAACGGTGACGCTCCGAAATCTTTCCCTGATTTAGAAAATTACGATTTAATTGCCTGTACAGACGGTGCTTTTCATTATTTGAAAGAGCTCGGTTTTCCGTTAGATAAACTAGATTTTATTTCCGGAGATTTTGATTCGCATATTGGCTCAGACGAAAATGTTTATCAAGATAAATTTATTCATACTCCTGATCAGGAACGTACCGATTTTTACAAAGCTTTAGAAATAATTTTAGAAAAAGGTTATAAAAACGTTGATGTTTTTGGCGGAAGTGGAGGCGAGCAGGATCATTTTTTAGGAAATCTCACGGTTGCTTTCGGCTTTAAAAATCAAATGAAGATTCAATTTTTTGATGAATTTTCTGAATATTATTTTATTCCGGAAAGTTTTATAATGAATGGAGTGAAAGATAAAATGATATCGCTTTATCCATTTCCATCGGTAGAAAATATTACGACAAAAGGTTTGAAATGGGAGTTGAATAATATCAATGCTAATATGACAACCGATATGCTCACCAGAAATTTAGCAATAGAAGATGAGCTTTCAATTGAATATAAAAAAGGTGATTTACTACTTTTTATTGGAAATAAGAAGCGTAATATTTAA
- a CDS encoding ABC transporter permease → MNNIFLITKREFLTQVKKKSFIILTLLAPLMIVAFGAVIGFMFKANQSHNVIEVVDNSGLFKGQLKSDEKINYVFIPTAEENAKIKNLKGNESLDGILILPAISGNNLDDIEKNTRLVINSKIGFDTKQQIISDITNVIKKEKIKQLGIQEAQLKNLDKSFTLKTINVSEDNKEDSDLAFGIKSALSMILMYVTFMFILIYGVRVMRSVLEEKNNRVVEIIISSVKPFELMMGKILGVTMVALTQFIVWITMSIAGALILNTGFSSIQKNIPGGNEELMSKLDIGQMATQVSHSLLEMNFPLIIFVFIVFFLLGYMFYSSVYAAIGSAVDNETETQQFTLFAILPLTLGMYGSISVINNPDGPVGFWMSMIPFTSPVAMVARIPFGVPAWQIALSMALLLGTTIFMIFLAGKIYRVGILMYGNKATLKELWKWIRG, encoded by the coding sequence ATGAACAATATTTTTTTAATTACAAAAAGGGAATTTCTTACTCAGGTTAAGAAAAAATCTTTCATTATACTGACTTTACTGGCTCCGTTGATGATTGTTGCTTTTGGTGCAGTAATCGGATTTATGTTTAAAGCCAACCAATCTCATAATGTGATAGAGGTTGTAGACAACAGCGGATTATTTAAAGGACAGCTCAAATCTGACGAAAAAATCAACTATGTTTTTATTCCTACTGCTGAAGAGAATGCTAAAATTAAAAATCTTAAAGGCAACGAAAGTTTAGACGGAATTTTAATTCTTCCTGCTATATCGGGTAATAATCTTGATGATATAGAGAAAAACACTCGATTAGTTATCAACTCGAAAATTGGTTTTGATACGAAGCAACAGATTATTTCAGACATTACCAATGTCATCAAAAAAGAAAAAATAAAGCAGCTGGGAATTCAGGAAGCACAACTTAAAAATTTAGATAAGAGCTTTACGCTAAAAACCATTAATGTTTCGGAAGATAACAAAGAAGATTCTGATTTGGCATTTGGGATTAAAAGTGCTTTGAGCATGATTTTAATGTACGTTACGTTTATGTTTATTCTTATTTACGGTGTTCGTGTTATGCGAAGCGTTTTAGAAGAAAAAAACAATCGTGTTGTAGAAATCATCATCTCTTCTGTAAAGCCTTTTGAATTGATGATGGGAAAAATTCTAGGCGTTACCATGGTTGCTCTTACTCAGTTTATTGTATGGATTACCATGTCTATAGCTGGAGCTTTGATTTTAAACACTGGTTTTTCGTCTATTCAGAAAAATATTCCTGGTGGAAATGAAGAGTTGATGAGCAAGCTAGATATCGGGCAAATGGCGACACAGGTTTCTCACAGCTTATTGGAAATGAATTTCCCATTAATAATCTTTGTATTCATTGTGTTTTTCCTTTTGGGTTATATGTTTTACAGCTCTGTTTATGCTGCAATTGGTTCTGCAGTTGATAACGAAACTGAAACCCAGCAATTTACTTTATTTGCTATTCTTCCGCTTACTTTAGGGATGTATGGAAGTATTTCTGTCATTAATAATCCTGACGGACCGGTAGGATTCTGGATGTCGATGATTCCGTTTACTTCGCCTGTTGCGATGGTGGCAAGAATTCCGTTTGGAGTTCCGGCATGGCAGATTGCTTTATCTATGGCTTTGCTTTTAGGAACAACAATTTTCATGATTTTCTTAGCCGGAAAAATTTACCGAGTTGGGATTTTGATGTATGGAAATAAGGCGACTTTGAAAGAGCTTTGGAAGTGGATTAGAGGGTAA
- a CDS encoding T9SS type A sorting domain-containing protein: MKKLLLLFIFIGATIGFSDNLKAQIKEPTSTTQKSDDGVLTAYPNPAKDFLMVKAKDSSLKIKNVSFYSILGTQVASYNINSNNAEINIQKLKPGKYLIRYILSDNTQKVTQIVKQ; the protein is encoded by the coding sequence ATGAAAAAACTTTTACTTTTATTTATATTTATTGGCGCTACTATTGGGTTTTCTGATAATTTGAAAGCACAAATAAAAGAGCCAACTTCCACTACTCAAAAATCTGATGACGGTGTGCTTACTGCATATCCTAACCCAGCGAAAGATTTTTTGATGGTGAAAGCGAAAGATTCTTCATTGAAAATTAAAAATGTTTCTTTTTATTCTATATTAGGAACTCAAGTAGCGAGTTATAATATTAACAGCAATAATGCTGAGATTAATATTCAGAAACTGAAACCCGGAAAATATCTTATCAGATATATTCTAAGCGACAACACACAAAAAGTTACTCAAATAGTAAAGCAATAA
- a CDS encoding tyrosine-protein phosphatase: MKNQIKIISLFILLLCISSCKTQSFSIPEYGIITTENKVLIKKATNFRTVGNIKNSDGRILKEGKFYRSAHLHKLKKKSFEAFENLGIKEIIELRNSKEISQKPDVIPQNVDYKNYSAFEDEGDQLNHAKKLVLKGKVKGSDADQRMLDFYKTYATENPEIIKKIIHQILDAENPVLYHCTAGKDRTGIITALILTILKFDKATIENDYLLSNNYREKLVQKRLHLAHNLHFIYPKMDLNVIEKLSWVEKNYLDAAFLEINKKYGSMDVYIHEKLEISENKRNEYILKFTY, translated from the coding sequence ATGAAAAATCAAATTAAAATAATAAGCCTGTTCATTTTATTACTCTGCATCTCCTCTTGTAAGACTCAAAGTTTTTCCATTCCCGAATACGGAATTATAACAACTGAAAATAAAGTTTTAATCAAAAAAGCAACCAATTTCAGAACCGTTGGGAATATCAAAAATAGTGATGGCAGAATTTTAAAAGAGGGGAAATTTTACAGAAGCGCACATTTGCATAAGCTGAAGAAAAAATCATTTGAAGCTTTTGAAAATTTAGGAATTAAAGAAATTATTGAGCTTAGAAATTCTAAAGAGATTTCTCAAAAACCAGATGTCATTCCTCAAAATGTAGATTATAAAAATTATTCTGCTTTTGAAGATGAAGGAGATCAATTGAATCATGCGAAAAAGCTTGTTTTAAAAGGAAAAGTAAAAGGTTCAGATGCAGATCAAAGGATGCTGGATTTTTATAAAACCTATGCAACAGAAAATCCGGAAATTATTAAAAAGATTATTCATCAGATTTTAGATGCAGAAAATCCTGTTTTATATCATTGTACAGCAGGGAAAGATCGTACAGGGATTATAACGGCATTAATTTTAACTATTTTAAAATTTGACAAAGCCACAATTGAGAATGATTATCTTCTTTCTAACAATTATCGTGAAAAATTAGTTCAAAAAAGACTTCATCTCGCTCATAATCTACATTTTATATATCCAAAAATGGATTTAAATGTTATTGAAAAATTAAGCTGGGTAGAAAAGAATTATTTAGATGCTGCTTTTTTAGAAATTAATAAAAAATATGGCTCAATGGATGTATATATTCATGAAAAATTGGAAATCTCTGAAAATAAAAGGAACGAATACATTCTTAAGTTCACGTATTGA
- the hemB gene encoding porphobilinogen synthase, whose translation MIYSRNRRLRVNESMRGLVRECNLSVNDFVMPIFVMEGENKEEAIPSMPGIFRRSIDLTVKECKELFSLGVKAVNLYMKVSDDLKDNTGKEAWNKDGLMQNTIKAIKDAVPEMVIMPDVALDPYSIYGHDGIIENGKIINDATNDALARMAVSHAEAGADIVAPSDMMDGRVLTIREALEESGFHDVGILSYAAKYASSFYGPFRSALDSAPKDNMEIPKDKKTYQMDFHNSREALNEVFKDVEEGADIIMIKPGLPYLDIVAKVREAIDLPIAVYNVSGEYAMLKAAAQNGWLDNDKAIIESLTCFKRAGADMIFTYAAKEAAMILNK comes from the coding sequence ATGATATATTCTAGAAACAGAAGACTAAGAGTGAATGAATCGATGAGAGGATTGGTGAGAGAATGCAATCTTTCAGTCAACGATTTTGTAATGCCTATTTTCGTAATGGAAGGTGAAAATAAGGAAGAAGCAATCCCTTCAATGCCCGGTATTTTCAGGCGTAGCATCGATCTTACGGTGAAAGAATGTAAAGAATTATTTTCTTTAGGAGTGAAGGCGGTTAATCTTTATATGAAAGTTTCCGACGATTTAAAAGATAACACCGGAAAAGAAGCTTGGAATAAAGATGGCTTAATGCAAAATACCATTAAAGCAATCAAAGATGCAGTACCTGAAATGGTGATCATGCCTGATGTAGCCTTAGATCCGTACTCAATTTATGGTCACGACGGAATTATAGAAAACGGAAAAATCATCAATGACGCAACCAATGACGCTTTAGCGAGAATGGCAGTGTCACATGCCGAAGCTGGAGCTGACATTGTGGCGCCAAGTGACATGATGGATGGCAGAGTTTTGACAATTCGCGAAGCTTTAGAAGAAAGCGGCTTCCATGATGTAGGAATTTTAAGTTATGCGGCAAAATACGCAAGTTCTTTTTACGGACCTTTCAGAAGTGCTTTAGACAGCGCACCAAAAGACAATATGGAAATTCCAAAAGATAAAAAAACCTATCAGATGGATTTTCACAATTCTCGTGAAGCATTAAACGAAGTTTTCAAAGATGTGGAAGAAGGTGCTGACATTATTATGATTAAACCGGGTCTTCCGTATTTGGATATTGTGGCTAAAGTGCGTGAAGCTATTGATTTGCCAATCGCAGTTTACAACGTAAGCGGAGAATACGCAATGTTAAAAGCGGCTGCACAAAATGGCTGGTTAGATAATGATAAAGCAATTATTGAAAGCTTAACGTGCTTCAAAAGAGCAGGAGCAGATATGATTTTCACGTATGCGGCAAAAGAAGCAGCGATGATTTTAAATAAATAA
- a CDS encoding ABC transporter ATP-binding protein: MLKAEQITKTYNAGKKTALEDFSIDVPKGSIYGLLGPNGAGKTSFIRIINQITQADSGNVFINGEKLNPNHIKDIGYMPEERGLYKNMSVGDQILYFGELKGMKKSDALNEAKKWFDKLNIDQWWKKKLSELSKGMAQKIQFVVTVLHRPHLLILDEPFSGFDPVNANLIKDQIIDLKNNGTTIILSTHRMESVEEMCDYVALINNSKKIIDGKVFDVREKFKKNIFGITLSEVNDHQFDQFKDKYGIFNITNENNLVSFDLKNEANQNNILLDLVNVGKVRSFDERIPSMNEVFINAVSNHS; the protein is encoded by the coding sequence ATGCTAAAAGCTGAACAAATTACTAAAACCTACAATGCCGGAAAAAAAACCGCATTAGAAGATTTTAGCATAGACGTTCCGAAAGGAAGTATTTACGGTCTTCTAGGACCAAACGGAGCAGGAAAAACATCATTCATCCGAATTATCAATCAGATTACACAAGCCGATTCTGGAAATGTTTTCATTAACGGAGAAAAACTGAACCCTAATCATATTAAAGACATCGGTTATATGCCGGAAGAACGTGGTCTTTATAAAAATATGAGTGTTGGTGATCAGATTCTTTATTTTGGAGAACTGAAAGGCATGAAAAAAAGCGATGCTCTGAATGAAGCAAAAAAATGGTTTGACAAACTCAATATCGACCAGTGGTGGAAGAAGAAACTTTCTGAATTATCTAAAGGGATGGCTCAGAAAATACAGTTTGTTGTCACTGTTCTTCACAGACCACATCTATTGATTTTGGATGAGCCTTTTTCAGGTTTTGACCCTGTGAATGCCAATTTAATTAAAGATCAAATTATTGACCTTAAAAACAACGGAACCACCATTATCCTTTCTACCCACAGAATGGAAAGTGTAGAAGAAATGTGTGATTATGTAGCTTTAATTAACAATTCTAAAAAAATTATTGACGGAAAAGTTTTTGATGTACGCGAAAAATTCAAGAAAAATATTTTTGGAATTACTTTATCTGAAGTCAACGACCATCAGTTTGACCAGTTTAAAGACAAATATGGAATTTTTAATATCACCAATGAAAACAACTTGGTTTCATTTGATTTGAAAAACGAAGCCAATCAAAACAATATTCTTTTAGATTTGGTTAATGTAGGAAAAGTAAGGTCTTTTGACGAAAGAATTCCGAGCATGAATGAAGTATTTATCAATGCGGTAAGCAATCACTCTTAA